The following proteins come from a genomic window of Paenibacillus spongiae:
- a CDS encoding copper amine oxidase N-terminal domain-containing protein: MKKTLSTVIAFVMMFTLFLLPQAQAASAIKIYIDGELLATDQAPVAIGGRTFVPMRSIFEALDATVDWIPSTKTISATKGAITVVMKLGATTATINDQKVTLDAPARAMNGRTLVPTRFVSEALGEEVLWDPSSQSVIITTSRSHEVSPVQYVSAGASNQYGDGRDLYVSFTPPSNQSNVSHYRILVTKAGNAPSFDLAKAQLVRSSNYTVVKTNNAGQSISLTSQTRDVDGALLSANQSYRVFVLTVGKDSYALSNSSPTVTLTNSIVNAATNVKITDVNDNGDGRDLSVSFNKASNDSNITGYRVMIVKSKDASKFDLTAANAVTSAYYNAVSKNNNSTLTTVFNSTSRDTSGELIKNGVSYVAYVLSVSDRSVASLNSLSSASAAVTLGISTQAPVITKVADVSNYNNGRDLQVSFNKSSDESRISYYRIFVVREGDYYNFNVTEANKVSSGRYHDVSKNGNNITLTLPSGMRDVKGNSITNGVAYRVFVMGVVNNNASIPNLLSVASPSITLSNSGVGTVSNLYVNDMTDFNTGQDLWVSFTRPADETNINSYRIFVVKAANAGSFSLATANAITNSNNYTTFYKNGGNFSQALTSSARDVNGALITEGVKYRIFVMSVGGGSFSGSNALSAPSAEITLSGSSIAAVTNVVASDVSDYNNGQDLKVSFTRAANETNINHYRAFVVKSANASSFKLANANAITNPSNYTTIPRTGGNIEQVLSSTARDVNGALIKNDEKYRVFVLSVREGNYSGSNALSAASNEITLTNNGTVAAVRNVTTTIVDNKGNASDVQVTFSKSTTESLVREYRVIIVPSSLANTFDVYDAQSAVANGYSQYVSKSDNSVRLAANLKDSQGNDLGRGAGYTYRAFVLAVSNTNGSLDALSAGSSNMFSLAALPTVSAPEVQNVTANQAGASSSISVTFTNSDENGVAHYAVLLVPQPANGLTEAEATDYYKKGNYTQVAKSLRSVDLSSGSVDVNGTPLEYNVTYRVYVLTVADGSKATVNRLSSSAPTVTLFES, translated from the coding sequence CCCGATGCGCAGCATTTTCGAAGCGTTGGACGCGACCGTTGACTGGATTCCTTCAACGAAGACCATTTCCGCAACTAAAGGAGCCATAACGGTTGTCATGAAGCTCGGCGCGACAACGGCTACGATTAACGATCAGAAAGTGACGCTCGATGCCCCGGCACGCGCGATGAATGGACGGACACTGGTGCCGACCCGTTTCGTGAGCGAGGCGCTGGGAGAGGAAGTACTGTGGGATCCTAGCTCGCAGAGCGTCATAATTACGACTTCACGGTCGCATGAAGTTTCCCCCGTTCAATATGTAAGCGCGGGAGCAAGCAATCAATACGGAGACGGGCGCGATCTGTACGTCAGCTTCACACCGCCGTCCAACCAGTCGAATGTGAGCCATTATCGGATTCTGGTCACCAAGGCTGGGAATGCTCCATCCTTCGATCTGGCGAAAGCTCAGCTGGTACGTTCATCCAACTACACCGTCGTCAAAACGAATAACGCCGGCCAAAGCATCTCGCTCACTTCGCAAACGCGCGATGTGGACGGAGCGTTATTATCGGCTAACCAGTCCTATCGGGTATTCGTCTTGACAGTCGGCAAGGATAGCTACGCATTGTCGAATTCATCGCCTACGGTTACGTTGACGAATTCAATCGTGAATGCCGCAACGAATGTCAAGATCACCGACGTGAACGATAACGGAGACGGCCGCGATCTCTCGGTCAGCTTCAACAAAGCCTCGAACGACAGCAATATTACCGGCTACCGGGTCATGATCGTGAAGAGCAAGGATGCGTCCAAGTTCGATCTGACCGCCGCGAATGCCGTCACGAGCGCTTATTACAACGCGGTATCGAAGAACAATAACAGCACGCTGACGACCGTATTCAACTCTACTTCCAGAGATACTTCGGGCGAGCTCATCAAGAACGGCGTATCTTATGTGGCCTACGTTCTGTCCGTGAGCGACAGATCGGTCGCATCGCTGAACAGCCTGTCGTCCGCTTCAGCCGCAGTTACGCTCGGCATTTCTACGCAGGCGCCGGTGATCACGAAAGTGGCCGATGTCAGCAATTACAATAACGGCCGCGATTTGCAGGTTTCCTTCAACAAATCTTCCGATGAGTCGCGCATCAGCTATTATCGGATATTTGTCGTCAGAGAGGGAGACTATTACAACTTCAATGTAACCGAGGCGAATAAAGTATCTTCCGGCAGGTATCACGACGTCTCGAAGAACGGGAACAACATCACCCTGACATTGCCATCGGGCATGAGGGATGTGAAGGGCAACAGCATTACGAATGGCGTTGCTTATCGCGTGTTCGTAATGGGGGTCGTGAACAACAATGCGTCGATTCCGAATCTGCTGTCCGTCGCTTCGCCTAGCATTACCTTGTCGAATTCAGGTGTTGGTACGGTATCGAATCTATACGTGAACGATATGACGGATTTTAACACGGGCCAAGATCTGTGGGTATCCTTCACCAGACCGGCGGATGAGACGAATATTAATAGCTATCGCATCTTCGTCGTGAAAGCGGCGAATGCCGGAAGCTTCTCGCTGGCAACGGCGAATGCGATTACGAATTCGAACAACTATACAACCTTCTATAAGAATGGAGGCAATTTCAGCCAGGCTCTCACCTCCAGCGCGCGCGATGTGAATGGGGCACTGATTACGGAAGGCGTTAAATACCGCATTTTCGTCATGTCCGTAGGCGGAGGATCCTTCAGCGGCAGCAATGCGCTGTCCGCCCCTTCGGCCGAAATTACGCTCTCCGGCAGCAGCATCGCAGCCGTAACGAATGTCGTTGCAAGCGATGTGAGTGATTACAACAACGGCCAAGATTTGAAGGTTTCCTTCACCAGAGCGGCGAACGAAACCAATATCAACCATTACCGCGCTTTTGTCGTGAAATCGGCGAATGCGAGCAGCTTCAAGCTGGCGAATGCGAATGCGATCACGAATCCAAGCAATTATACGACCATCCCTAGGACGGGAGGCAATATTGAACAAGTGTTGTCATCCACGGCAAGAGATGTCAATGGCGCATTGATTAAGAATGACGAGAAGTATCGCGTCTTCGTCCTATCGGTAAGGGAAGGCAATTATTCCGGCTCGAATGCGCTGTCGGCCGCATCGAACGAGATTACGCTGACGAATAACGGCACGGTTGCAGCCGTCCGGAACGTAACGACGACGATCGTCGATAACAAAGGCAATGCCAGCGATGTTCAAGTGACTTTCAGCAAGTCGACGACGGAATCGCTGGTGAGAGAATATCGCGTGATCATCGTGCCATCCAGCCTGGCCAATACCTTCGACGTGTATGATGCCCAAAGTGCTGTTGCGAACGGATATTCCCAGTATGTCAGCAAGTCGGACAACAGCGTGCGATTGGCGGCGAACCTCAAGGATTCGCAAGGCAATGATCTTGGCAGAGGCGCAGGCTACACGTACCGTGCTTTCGTCCTTGCCGTAAGCAATACTAACGGATCGTTGGATGCATTATCGGCCGGTTCATCGAATATGTTCTCCTTGGCCGCTCTGCCAACCGTATCGGCCCCAGAGGTGCAGAATGTAACGGCTAATCAGGCTGGAGCATCGTCTTCTATAAGTGTTACCTTCACCAACTCGGATGAGAACGGGGTCGCGCACTACGCCGTCCTCCTCGTACCGCAGCCGGCAAACGGCTTGACGGAGGCCGAAGCAACGGATTATTACAAGAAGGGCAACTATACGCAGGTTGCTAAATCATTGAGATCCGTCGACCTCTCGAGCGGAAGCGTCGATGTGAACGGCACGCCGCTTGAGTACAACGTGACTTACAGAGTATATGTGCTGACCGTGGCGGACGGATCGAAGGCAACCGTGAATCGGCTGTCCTCTTCCGCGCCTACCGTGACGCTGTTCGAATCATGA
- a CDS encoding Glu/Leu/Phe/Val family dehydrogenase, with translation MAKNQTSVIIENSLLNLLEDPAFLPTLQEEARTKAFHSLASILSTPNKIHKSFLRIPLDNGEVVRIPAFRTQHNDTLGPYKGGIRFHESVNEEEVINLAALMTLKNALHEVPFGGGKGGVAINPRNYSARELYLICKKYVQYFSDILGPDKDIPAPDVGTGQREMDWMMSEYKSINPGKPYRGSFTGKSVLNGGSLGRREATGKGVYLTFRYLIHDFVTKHQRNLASGNNAFGHTALGYMNRPLTMAVQGFGNVGSVVALEASRCTYLTNKVVAVSDRNITLYNPDGLDIPALISYAGTHNGDLPTTLEGISEAGVTAQIMGREDILYMNVDVLVLAALEDQIRVDNVDRIQARIIVEGANAPVSGEADQRITNNGGIVIPDILANAGGVIVSYFEWLQGRETQFYSEEQVFDLLNKKMQSTMDAVYPSYFESARSLRQTCYNYAVMKLSTNLYIQGKLY, from the coding sequence ATGGCGAAGAACCAGACCAGTGTCATTATTGAAAATTCCTTGCTCAACTTGCTGGAGGATCCCGCATTCTTACCGACTTTACAGGAGGAAGCCAGAACGAAAGCCTTTCATTCGTTGGCTTCTATTCTATCGACACCGAACAAGATTCATAAGTCCTTCCTGCGCATTCCGCTTGATAACGGCGAGGTTGTGCGGATTCCGGCTTTCCGGACGCAGCATAACGATACTTTGGGTCCGTACAAAGGCGGCATCCGATTCCACGAATCGGTCAATGAAGAGGAAGTCATCAACTTGGCCGCGCTGATGACGCTGAAGAATGCCCTTCACGAGGTCCCGTTCGGCGGCGGCAAGGGCGGCGTCGCGATTAATCCGCGCAATTACTCGGCCCGGGAGCTTTATTTGATCTGCAAAAAGTATGTCCAGTATTTCAGTGATATTCTCGGGCCCGACAAAGATATTCCCGCACCTGACGTTGGTACCGGACAGCGCGAGATGGACTGGATGATGTCGGAATATAAGAGCATTAATCCAGGCAAGCCTTACCGCGGCAGCTTCACCGGGAAAAGCGTCTTGAACGGCGGTTCGCTTGGAAGAAGAGAAGCTACGGGCAAAGGCGTTTACTTGACCTTCCGTTATTTGATCCATGATTTCGTTACGAAGCATCAGCGCAATTTGGCAAGCGGCAATAATGCCTTCGGACATACGGCGCTTGGCTATATGAATCGTCCGTTGACCATGGCCGTGCAAGGCTTCGGCAACGTGGGTTCGGTTGTGGCGCTGGAAGCTTCCCGCTGTACATATCTGACGAATAAGGTCGTTGCCGTCAGTGACCGTAATATTACGTTATATAATCCCGATGGGCTTGATATACCTGCTCTTATTTCGTATGCCGGCACCCATAACGGCGATCTCCCTACCACGCTCGAGGGGATCTCGGAAGCGGGAGTAACGGCGCAGATTATGGGCCGGGAGGATATTCTCTACATGAATGTGGACGTATTGGTCCTGGCTGCTCTGGAGGATCAAATTCGAGTCGATAATGTCGATCGTATTCAAGCTAGAATCATCGTGGAGGGCGCCAACGCACCTGTGAGCGGAGAAGCGGATCAACGGATAACGAATAATGGAGGAATCGTCATTCCGGATATTCTGGCGAATGCAGGCGGTGTTATCGTCTCTTATTTTGAATGGCTTCAAGGCAGGGAAACCCAGTTCTATAGCGAAGAACAGGTCTTCGACCTCTTGAACAAGAAGATGCAATCGACGATGGATGCCGTGTATCCGTCCTATTTCGAAAGCGCCCGTTCTTTGCGCCAGACTTGTTACAATTATGCGGTGATGAAGCTCTCGACTAACTTGTACATCCAAGGGAAATTGTATTAA
- a CDS encoding prenyltransferase, whose amino-acid sequence MDRLKLWMKASRFRVLPVMVIPVFLGGLGAYAWNGTFHPLLFLITLLGSAAAHLFSNMINDLWDFRSGVDVAAKETAAAISTNSGFLANGTMSERAFAFVTWLFFFLALGSGVAVSLASGWWALLFGGLGGLIAYFYVAPPLKFGYRGKGYSEIAILLSFGILPVMGTYYVQVEQFGYRPLLLSLPVGLLTTLVLFNHHFLHWQADRQAGKRTLVVVWGPRKSLVFSRMLAILAYVSLIACVLFQALPWYALIALITIVPLFKVYGSLGPENDSRAYLPLMGASLQASVRCGGITGLALLVHGLIQ is encoded by the coding sequence ATGGACAGGCTCAAGCTGTGGATGAAAGCCTCCCGGTTTCGCGTGCTGCCGGTCATGGTTATACCGGTCTTTCTTGGCGGCTTAGGGGCATATGCGTGGAATGGAACCTTTCACCCGCTGCTGTTTCTCATCACGCTGCTGGGTTCAGCTGCTGCTCATTTATTCTCGAATATGATCAACGACCTCTGGGATTTTCGCAGCGGCGTCGATGTGGCTGCGAAAGAAACGGCGGCCGCCATCTCGACCAATTCGGGTTTCCTGGCTAACGGTACCATGTCGGAACGGGCATTCGCTTTCGTAACCTGGCTGTTCTTCTTCCTTGCTCTCGGAAGCGGCGTTGCCGTCAGTCTGGCAAGCGGCTGGTGGGCACTCTTATTCGGCGGTCTGGGGGGATTGATCGCCTATTTCTATGTCGCCCCGCCGCTTAAGTTCGGTTATCGCGGGAAAGGCTATAGTGAAATTGCCATTCTGCTTTCCTTTGGTATTTTGCCTGTAATGGGAACTTATTATGTGCAAGTCGAGCAGTTTGGATATCGTCCGCTGCTGCTGTCGCTCCCGGTCGGACTTTTGACGACGCTCGTTTTATTCAATCATCATTTTCTCCATTGGCAGGCGGACCGCCAAGCCGGCAAACGAACGCTCGTCGTGGTATGGGGCCCGCGGAAGTCGCTTGTGTTTTCTAGAATGCTGGCGATATTGGCCTATGTCTCGTTAATTGCCTGCGTATTGTTCCAGGCGCTGCCTTGGTATGCTCTCATTGCTTTAATAACGATCGTACCGCTGTTCAAGGTTTACGGATCCCTTGGCCCGGAGAATGATTCAAGAGCCTATCTCCCGCTGATGGGCGCGTCGCTCCAAGCCTCCGTGCGATGCGGGGGCATTACGGGTCTTGCTTTGCTGGTGCATGGACTGATTCAATAA
- a CDS encoding DUF6081 family protein: MEKQQVFGDFHTILSEGEVWKIGGFPLPDGTFWSYREPDAVVIVRNGILYVRAPLSRSNDQIQILDNAKHMYYSVEQVEVPEEGEVSFELQIRARSQNTAPGDLYDGYVSLNLLDFSTGAALDFFAGNDKYASVYAVLPFPGVQVPQSDKTRYFCVFKEDTNFKAREFNTYKITYHRGNDEVVFYVNGEEVRREKGVPIKFNRFTIALGIMTEKDLTPEGSVSVHGQTVIGEWSPVTVTYKD; this comes from the coding sequence ATGGAAAAGCAGCAAGTGTTTGGCGATTTTCATACGATTCTATCCGAAGGCGAGGTTTGGAAAATCGGCGGCTTTCCGCTGCCGGACGGTACATTCTGGTCCTATCGCGAGCCGGACGCGGTCGTCATTGTCCGCAATGGCATTCTATACGTACGGGCACCGCTCAGCCGGTCGAATGATCAAATCCAAATTCTCGACAACGCGAAGCATATGTACTACTCGGTTGAGCAGGTTGAAGTGCCGGAAGAAGGCGAAGTGAGCTTCGAGCTGCAAATCCGGGCGCGTTCGCAGAATACGGCGCCAGGCGATCTGTACGACGGTTACGTGTCGCTGAATCTGCTTGATTTTTCGACGGGCGCTGCGCTTGACTTCTTTGCAGGCAATGACAAGTACGCCAGTGTATATGCGGTTCTGCCGTTCCCTGGCGTTCAAGTGCCGCAATCGGACAAGACCCGATATTTCTGCGTCTTCAAGGAAGATACGAATTTCAAAGCAAGAGAATTCAACACCTATAAAATTACGTATCATCGGGGCAATGATGAGGTCGTCTTCTATGTGAACGGGGAGGAAGTGCGCCGGGAGAAGGGTGTGCCGATCAAGTTCAACCGCTTCACGATCGCGCTTGGCATCATGACGGAGAAGGATCTGACCCCGGAGGGCAGCGTGTCTGTCCATGGCCAGACGGTAATAGGCGAATGGTCGCCGGTAACGGTAACATACAAGGATTAG
- a CDS encoding DUF4274 domain-containing protein, which translates to MSLFEAIKNKSIIELIAVINQCEPDDLNVQDALGRTPLHYVITQKAPIELLAALLEHGANPELQDKLGLTVLQKAIKFGNLGAVDLLLSRGVEFNHPAGIMHTYWFQARHYPLMADKMLATEGSLRLTLTRLEKSVIEEAIYAEHEERMALMSKLDTPELLHAFVLHFNWDDAIEPLKVIIDHPECKEITAYEMFDLLEGDYWLKKENVAQHEREYLELANAILARFPRVGGLGK; encoded by the coding sequence ATGTCTCTATTTGAAGCCATCAAAAACAAGTCCATAATCGAACTAATTGCAGTTATAAATCAATGCGAGCCGGATGATCTCAACGTGCAAGACGCATTGGGCAGAACGCCGCTGCATTACGTCATCACCCAGAAAGCGCCCATTGAACTTCTTGCGGCACTGCTTGAGCACGGGGCCAATCCGGAGCTTCAAGACAAGCTCGGCCTGACGGTTCTGCAGAAAGCGATCAAGTTCGGCAATTTAGGTGCCGTCGATCTGCTGCTCTCCCGCGGCGTGGAGTTTAATCATCCGGCAGGCATTATGCATACCTATTGGTTCCAAGCCAGACATTATCCGCTGATGGCTGACAAAATGCTCGCAACCGAAGGCTCGCTGCGGTTAACCTTGACCCGGCTCGAGAAATCCGTCATTGAAGAAGCGATATATGCCGAGCACGAAGAACGCATGGCGCTGATGTCTAAATTGGATACGCCGGAGCTCCTGCATGCCTTTGTGCTTCATTTTAACTGGGATGATGCGATCGAGCCGCTGAAGGTCATTATCGATCACCCGGAATGCAAAGAAATTACGGCCTATGAAATGTTTGATTTGCTGGAGGGCGATTACTGGCTGAAGAAAGAGAATGTCGCTCAGCACGAGCGTGAATACCTCGAACTGGCGAACGCTATTCTGGCCAGATTTCCGCGTGTAGGCGGTTTGGGAAAGTGA